In the genome of Dermacentor silvarum isolate Dsil-2018 chromosome 1, BIME_Dsil_1.4, whole genome shotgun sequence, one region contains:
- the LOC119439622 gene encoding uncharacterized protein LOC119439622 gives MRHNLSGQQQQQQQQQPVPRAMASFSHRSAQPESMPQLPAFLPRPPAWRRPPPGILKTPPGFFSLPRRHSAKTLRFQVDERAGSPASGVRRQSYAMTQDLAGAGSSVIASASGPPKSQRSESSSPTSTESSSDDKPYPRGVKRRHSPSPAGGRRNSSACEVGSAAPYWMPEEIRHYFLNYDNDEDESGDGKIPDLKKGATASASALQRIGLERPPQGDGVNADSWKRFARQPHCVLVALCFAAVFALILAAMSSDLYSGLIHGVKGDKRTTAAAGANGAYSRAAEQGSASGRVESRSKEERQGEKAKKAERVGARRDKRRNEGMALDEKTDENEKSSGDLVLEGGTGWDQTETDVDKRKPARPMVTVDPAGTRANAAEAVRGLEGVEAITFQSRVRIVT, from the exons atgcgccacaacctctcaggtcaacaacaacaacaacaacaacaacagcccgTCCCGCGAGCAATGGCCTCGTTCTCTCACCGATCAGCGCAGCCGGAATCGATGCCGCAACTACCAGCGTTCTTACCCAGGCCTCCGGCCTGGCGGCGGCCCCCTCCTGGCATCCTCAAGACTCCACCGGGCTTCTTCAGCCTGCCCAGAAGACACTCCGCGAAGACTCTACGGTTCCAGGTGGACGAAAGAGCCGGTAGCCCGGCGTCCGGCGTCCGCCGGCAGTCTTACGCGATGACACAGGACCTGGCGGGGGCTGGCAGTTCGGTCATCGCAAGTGCCAGCGGCCCACCCAAATCCCAGAGGAGTGAGTCCTCGTCACCAACGTCGACTGAGAGCAGTTCCGACGACAAGCCGTATCCAAG GGGCGTGAAGCGTCGCCACTCACCGTCCCCGGCCGGCGGCCGCCGTAACAGCAGCGCTTGCGAAGTTGGCAGCGCGGCTCCCTACTGGATGCCCGAGGAGATCCGCCATTACTTCCTCAACTACGACAACGACGAAGACGAGAGCGGGGACGGAAAGATCCCGGACCTCAAGAAGGGTGCCACAGCCAGCGCGTCCGCTCTACAGCGTATCGGCCTTGAGCGTCCACCGCAGGGCGATGGTGTGAACGCTGACAGCTGGAAGCGGTTCGCCAGGCAGCCGCACTGCGTGCTCGTCGCGCTCTGCTTTGCCGCCGTGTTCGCGCTCATCCTGGCGGCCATGTCGTCGGACCTGTACTCCGGCCTGATTCATGGTGTCAAGGG AGACAAGCGGACAACCGCGGCGGCTGGTGCCAATGGCGCCTACAGCAGAGCTGCAGAGCAGGGAAGTGCGTCAGGCAGAGTGGAGTCGCGGTCAAAAGAAGAGCGCCAAGGCGAAAAGGCAAAGAAAGCGGAGAGAGTCGGGGCCCGCCGTGACAAACGCCGAAACGAGGGTATGGCCCTCGATGAGAAAACAGATGAGAATGAGAAATCAAGTGGCGACCTGGTTCTGGAAGGCGGAACGGGGTGGGACCAAACAGAAACCGACGTTGACAAAAGGAAACCTGCGCGGCCGATGGTGACGGTAGATCCCGCAGGCACAAGGGCAAACGCTGCCGAAGCTGTGCGCGGCTTGGAGGGCGTCGAGGCCATCACATTCCAAAGCCGGGTAAGAATCGTAACTTAG